The following coding sequences are from one Bacteroidota bacterium window:
- a CDS encoding biopolymer transporter ExbD, whose protein sequence is MNLKRKHREAAEVSTESLNDIMFFLLLFFLILSTLANPNIIKLTLPNSSHSDQLPKQKITIEVTADRNYYINNTPIPFSDMENALKILTEKVKDPVVILRLDNTLAVQDLADVLQIGYKLNIKMVLATKPPNG, encoded by the coding sequence ATGAATTTGAAACGAAAACACCGTGAAGCAGCGGAAGTAAGCACAGAGTCGTTGAACGACATTATGTTCTTTCTGCTTTTGTTTTTTCTTATTTTGTCAACATTAGCAAATCCAAATATCATAAAGCTTACGTTGCCTAATTCGTCTCACTCCGATCAGTTACCTAAGCAAAAAATTACGATTGAAGTAACTGCCGACAGAAATTATTATATAAATAATACGCCAATTCCATTCAGCGATATGGAGAATGCGCTAAAAATTCTAACAGAAAAAGTAAAAGATCCGGTTGTTATTCTTAGGCTAGATAACACACTTGCTGTTCAGGACTTGGCAGATGTATTGCAAATAGGTTATAAGCTAAACATTAAAATGGTATTGGCTACAAAACCACCCAACGGATAA
- a CDS encoding MotA/TolQ/ExbB proton channel family protein, with protein sequence MFTTLLQITNPAATTTVADTLTQTAQVVVPTAPTEDSFQLIELIMKGGPIMIPIGLLSVLTIYILIERFMTIRKASKIDPLFMHNIKDLIHNGNMDAAKATCKATYGPLARMVEKGISRIGKPIKEIEAAMESVGKAEVYKLEKNTSILSIIGKIAPILGFVGTIMGVIVIFYDIGLTGDIAIKTISKGLYQKMITSASGLVVGLLSYISYYIINTMLDKAIQNMELGAAEFIDLLQEPTK encoded by the coding sequence ATGTTTACTACTCTTTTGCAAATTACCAATCCGGCTGCAACCACCACTGTAGCAGATACGTTGACACAAACAGCTCAGGTCGTAGTGCCAACTGCACCTACAGAAGATTCGTTTCAATTAATTGAATTAATCATGAAAGGTGGTCCTATTATGATTCCGATTGGGTTGTTGTCTGTGCTAACCATTTATATTTTGATAGAACGTTTTATGACTATTCGTAAAGCTTCTAAAATAGATCCTTTGTTTATGCACAATATCAAAGATCTTATTCATAACGGGAATATGGATGCCGCAAAAGCTACATGCAAAGCCACTTACGGCCCTTTAGCGAGAATGGTAGAAAAGGGTATTTCTAGAATTGGTAAACCAATCAAGGAAATTGAAGCGGCTATGGAGAGTGTTGGTAAAGCAGAAGTGTATAAATTAGAGAAAAACACAAGCATCCTCAGCATCATTGGGAAAATAGCTCCAATACTAGGTTTCGTAGGTACCATTATGGGCGTAATTGTTATTTTTTACGATATTGGATTAACAGGAGACATTGCGATAAAAACAATTTCGAAAGGGTTGTACCAAAAAATGATAACAAGTGCATCTGGTCTAGTAGTTGGGCTTTTGTCTTACATTTCGTATTATATCATAAATACCATGTTAGACAAGGCAATACAAAACATGGAACTTGGAGCAGCTGAATTTATTGATTTATTGCAAGAACCTACAAAATAA
- a CDS encoding cytochrome-c peroxidase, producing the protein MKKTLYILFAIVGIFVVGNSFRMPPIIDTEEALGKKLFFETALSKDSSISCASCHIPQFAFADTVAFSKGVNNKLGLRNTPSVMNMSARSSFFYDGRATTLEDQVHFPIEDKNEMNVLLEEVVKRLNSDATYRKLFKKIYKSSATKATVTSAIAAYERTLESPGTSFDKYQRGDTSAISASAKRGHKLFVSDRAKCFECHFSPDFTADEFKNIGLYDGITYTDVGRFSVTKDSNDIGKFKVPGLRNVAVTAPYMHNGMFKTLAEVIEYYSNPYQFIAKPLFVDSLVKQPIHFTAQEKQDLLHFLESLTDAEFRRK; encoded by the coding sequence ATGAAAAAAACACTTTATATCCTTTTTGCAATTGTCGGCATATTTGTAGTTGGCAACTCTTTTAGAATGCCCCCTATTATAGATACAGAAGAGGCATTAGGCAAGAAACTTTTTTTCGAAACAGCACTCTCCAAAGATAGCTCCATCAGCTGTGCATCGTGCCACATACCACAATTTGCTTTTGCAGATACGGTTGCATTTAGCAAAGGTGTAAATAATAAATTAGGATTGAGAAATACGCCCTCTGTAATGAATATGTCTGCCCGCAGTAGTTTTTTTTATGACGGCAGAGCCACAACATTAGAAGACCAAGTCCATTTTCCGATAGAAGACAAAAATGAAATGAATGTACTTTTAGAAGAGGTGGTAAAAAGGCTTAACAGCGATGCAACCTACAGAAAGTTATTTAAGAAAATATATAAATCATCGGCAACCAAAGCCACTGTAACGTCCGCAATTGCGGCTTACGAACGAACACTTGAAAGCCCCGGCACTTCGTTTGATAAATACCAGCGAGGAGACACCTCTGCGATTAGTGCATCGGCAAAAAGAGGGCACAAGCTATTTGTAAGCGACAGAGCGAAATGTTTTGAGTGTCATTTTAGCCCGGATTTTACAGCGGATGAATTTAAAAACATTGGCTTGTACGATGGCATAACCTATACGGATGTAGGAAGATTTTCTGTAACCAAAGACAGTAACGATATTGGCAAATTCAAAGTGCCTGGCTTGCGTAATGTAGCTGTAACAGCGCCATACATGCACAATGGTATGTTTAAAACATTGGCAGAGGTTATTGAGTATTATTCAAATCCTTATCAGTTTATTGCCAAGCCACTATTTGTAGATTCTTTGGTAAAACAACCCATTCATTTTACTGCACAAGAAAAACAAGATTTACTACACTTTTTAGAAAGCTTAACGGATGCTGAATTTAGACGAAAATAG